CACGCGGGCCGACTTGTCCGCCTCGTCGAGGAGCACGAACTCGACGTTCCGCACGAGGTGCCGCCACAGCGGCGTCAGCGTCGGATGGTTGCTGTTCGCGGCGACCGAGAGGTACAGGGCGTTGGGGCGCACAAGCTTGCGCATGGTGCTGTTCTCGCCGCCCAGCGTGCGTCCGAAGGTGATGCTCTCCGGCTCCCGGGCCTCCCGCTCGAACAGCTTCCTGCGGCGGCCCTCCGGGTAGGAGAACAGCCATTCCGCGCGCACTCCCGAGGCGTCGGACTCGAACCCGTAGCTGTACCGGACCCCGCCGTGGACGAAGTCGGCCTCGTACTCCGAGGCCCGACCGGCGAAGGAGTCCTCAAGCAGGAAGGGGTAGTGCGGGAAGTCCTCCCGGTGCCCCCACGCCGTCGCGGAGTTCCGCACGGCGGCGCGCATGAATTCGAGGGCGTGGATGAGGGTCGATTTCCCTGACGCGTTCGCACCGTAGATCGCCGCCACCCGGGTGACATAGGGCTTCCAGTCGTCCTCAGGCGGCCTCGCGGTGCGCAGGCGCGTCGTGGTCAGGGTCAGCTCGGCACGGTCGCGGATCGACCGGTGGTTGCGTACGGCGAAACTGAGCAGCATGACCTCTCCCGGCGCTTCGACCGCTCCTTCAGCCTCCTGTGGGACGGTCTTCGACCTGTTGCCCCCTGAAAACGCATTGTAGGTGCGCTTGGAACGGCGCGGGGAGCAGAGTCGCCGCGTGCCCGCGGGTGTCGCTCCGCGCCCGGGCCGGGTCAGCGCGCGGGGCCGCGTGCGCGCCCGGCGCGGGTGAGGACGTCGGTGTAGACCTCCTGGAGCGAGTCGAGCACGCGGTCGATCGTGAAACGCTCCCTGACCAGGCCGAACGCCGCGGCCGAGGCCCGCTCGTTCGCGGCGGGCTCCAGCAGGTCGAGGACGGCGGGCCCGATCCGTTCCGCGTCCGTGACCACCCGGCCGGCGCCCGCGCGTTCGACGTCGGCGGCCAGGCCCGTGGTGGCGCGGACGACGACGGGCGTGCCCACGGACATCGCCTCCAGGACGGAGACCGAGAACGCGTCCTGCTCCGACGGCAGCACGAACACGTCGGCGGCACGCAGGCGCGCCATCACCCGTTCGCGCCCGTCGACGGGGCCGACGGCGTCGAGGGCGTGCCGCACGCCGAGCCGCTCGGCGTGCGCGAGGGTCGCGGCCAGGGCCCCGGTGTCGGGCCCCGCCAGCACGAACCTGGCGTCGGGGTGCCGGGCGAGCACGGTCGGCATCGCGGACACGAAGTCCTCGGGCCGCTTCCCGGCCTGCACCCTGGCCAGGTACAGCACGGTGGGCGGACCGGCGGTGCGGCGCGGTGCCGCCTGCCCCGGCACGCCGTTGACGAGCCGGTACTGCCGTCCGATCGGCGCGGGCGCGACCACGGCGGCCGTCTCGCGCCGCTCCCGCTCGGTGAGGTACAGCACCGCGTCGGCCCGGCGCAGCACGCGCCGCGCCCCGAGCGCGTCGACGAGCCGGGCCACGGGCTTGTCGGTGGGGTCGACCATGCCGTGCGTCTGGAGCACCAGCGGCGTCCCGGCGCGGAGGGCGGCCAGCGCGAACGGCAGGGTGATCAGGTCGCGCATCAGGTGCACGTGAACGATGTCGGCCGAGGCCGCCCAGCGCGTGGCGCGGGACAGCAGCGCGGGCGAGGTGATGCCGCTGACCTCGAACCGGGGCAGCACGTGCCGGGCGCGGAAGAGCCGGACCGGCACGCCCTCCACCTCGCGCGGCAGCGGCCCGGGGCCGAACTCGTCGCCGAGCGCGGTCAGAACGGCCCGCTCCCCGCGCTCCCGCAGGGCGCGGACCTGGCTGAGCGCGACCCGCGTGGGTCCGCCGAACGCGTGCGTGGGCGTGTGCAGCGTCACCACGTGCAGGATTCTCACCCGACCAGCCCCCCTCGGCCCGCCCCGTTTCCCCGGGCCGTGATTGTGTCACGGCGCGCCGACGACGGCCGTTCCGTGCGGGACGCCGGTGGCGCTGGAGTCGTTCAGGGGCCGCGGAACGCCTGGTTGCCTAACCTGGACGGAACGGCCCGGCGGCGCGGCCGGAGTGAGGAGGTTCCCGGCCCATGTCCCTGTTCGACGAGCGCAGACGGCTGCCGCGCACTCTCGACATCGTTCAGTCCGTTTTCCTCGTGGCCTGCGTGGCCGGGGTGCCGCTGCTGTGGCCGCACACGCCCGATGTGCCGAGCCGGATCGCGATCGTGTGCTGCCTGGGCGTGCTGCCCGCCCTGATGCTGGCCTTCCACAGCCGGGTGCGGGTCGACGCGCGAACGGTGCGGCTGTCCCTGTTCCCCGTGTGGCGCAAGACGATCAGCCGGTCCGACATCGTCGGCTCCCGGCAGCGGCGGGTCTCGGTCCGCGACCTGAACGGCCTGGGGCTGCGGCCCACGCGGGACGGCGCGCTCGGCCTGGTGCTGCGCGGCGGGGACGCCGTGGAGATCGAGTTGGGCAGCGGCAAGCGCTACCTGGTCGGCACCGGCCGCCCGGCGGCCCTGCTGCGGGCGCTGGCCCCGGGACGCGGGGCCGGCGCCAGGGACGCGGCCTCGGCCCGCTGACGCCGCGCGGCGCGGTTCCGCGCCAATTCCGCACCGGTCAGATGCCCGTCCGTTCCTTCGCGTCGCCGCGGGCCCGCCCGAGCCGGTCGCGCTCGATCTGCCGGGCCGCGGCGGCGGCGACGTGGGCGGGCGGCCCGGCGGGCCCGCCGCGCGGCATGGTGGTGGAGTACCTGCCGGTGGGCTCACTCATGCCGCCCATCCTCCCCGTCCGCCGGCCGGGCCGGGGCGCGGGGTCATCGCGGGGTGGACGGGCGGTACATGCCGATCGAGTCGTGCGTCGCGGTGTCGAGGAACCCGAACTTCTCGTAGAGCAGCCGCGCCGGGCCGTCCGCGATCAGTGACACGTACGCGCTCGCCGGGGCGCGGCGGTCCAGTTCGGCCGTGAGGGCCGCCACGATGCGCCGGCCGAGGCCGCGGCCCTGGTGGTCGGGGTGCACGCAGATGTCGACGAGCTGGAACGCGGTGCCGCCGTCGCCGATGATCCGGCCCATGCCGACGGGCTGCCCCCGGTGTTCGAGCACCACGCCGTACCAGGTGCGGGGCAGGGCGAGCGCGACCGCTTCCGGTGCCCGGTCCGAGAGCCCGGCGTCGGTGCGCAGGCGGCGGAAGTCCTCGACGGAGGGCACTCCGGGAACCAGCGTGTAAGGGTCGTGCGTCGCGTTCATGCCTGACACGTTAGCCAACGGGCCCCTGTCCCGGAACGGCCGGGGCCGGGCGGCCGTACCGCCCGTGGGGCGGGTCCTGGGCCGACGGCGCGGCAAGTCCCGTGATCCGGCGCGGCCTTGGCGGTGGCGGCCTAGACTGGGCGGGTGACGGTTGAGGTGCCCGGCAGGGCCGTGCTGTCCCGGCCGTTGTCGGTGCCGCTCATCGGCGGCCTCGTGGGGGCGCTGCCGCTCGTGGTGGCGGCGCAGCCGGGCGTGGGCCTGCGCGACACGACGTTCTGGCTCCAGCTCGTGGTCGCCTGCTACGCCGGGGTCCGGCTGTCCGCGATGGTGCTCTCGGGCAGGCGGCGGCTGATCCAGGGCGCGTTCTGGCTGTTCGGCTACCTGGCGATGGGCATCGCGCCGCTCGCGCAGAGCGTGCTCGGCCGCGACCCGACGCCCGTGCTCGGGCCGCGCGGCGACACCGAGATGGCGACGGTGCTCGTGCTGTGCGGGATGGTCGCCTTCGACGTGGGCGCGCTGCTGGCGCGGCACCGGCCGCCGACGCGGCGCGTGCGCCGGCCCGCGGCCCGTGTGCACCGCGGGCGGCTGTACCTGCTGGTGGCGCTCGCGTACGTGGCGAGCGCGCTGCTGATCGTGCGGCTCGGCGGCCCCGAGGTGTTCTTCACGAGCCGCCAGGAGATCAGCAGCACGTTGAACGAGGCGACCGGCGGCGGGGCGGGGGACGCCGGCGGCGAGGCGGGCAACGCGCTGCTGCGCGGCTTCGGCACGGTGCCCGCGATGCTGGCGCTGCTGTTCCTCACGCGCTGGCTGGTGACCTCGCGCGCGGCGCGGCGCAGCCCGGCCGTGCTGCTTCCGTGGGCCGGGCTGATCGTCGTCAACACGATCGTCAACAACCCGATTTCCAACCCGCGGTACTGGTTCCTGACGGTGCTGTTCGCGCTGCTGTTCACGGTGTTCCCGCGCAGCCCGGTGATGTACCGGGCCGCGCTGGCGCTCGGCGTGGTGATCGCGTTGCTGATCTTCCCGTTCACCGACCGCTTCCGGTACGACGAGGACGGGCGGCAGCCGGTGGAGACCGACGCGCTGCTCGAACCCCTGGTCGTCAAGGACTACGACCAGGTGAACATGCTGGCGAACACGATCACGTTCGCCGGTGACGGCAACGGGCACAGCTACGGGGAGCAGGTGGCGGGCGCCGCGCTGTTCTGGGTGCCGCGCAGCATGTGGGAGGACAAGCCGCAGGACACCGGGTTCCTGGTGGGCGGCTGGATGGGCACCAACAGCGCCAACCTGTCGTCCCCGCTGTGGGCCGAGCTGTGGCTGGACTTCGGCGGGCTCGGCATGACGGTCGGCTTCCTGGCGGTGGGCTACTTCGCGGCCCGCACCGACCGGCGGTACGTGACGCGGACGGTGGACGACCCCTCGCCGGGGAACGTGCTGGCCGTGGTGGTGCCGGTGCTCGCCGGGTACAGCTTCATCCTGCTGCGCGGCTCGCTGCTCCAGGCGTCGGGCCGCATCGGCATCGCCGTCCTGTGCGTGCTGCTGGTGACGACGCTGCGCGACGATCCGCGCGCCCGGCTGCGCTGAGCGGCGGCGCGAGCCGCGCGCCCGGCGGTATCCGACGGCGTCCGGAGAAAATCAGCGAGCCCGGCGGGCTCAGCGGACGACGTCGAAGACGTTCAGTTGCAGTCCATTGGAGAACGCCCGGTGCTCGGTCAGCTCCAACTTCTGGGCGTCCTTGTCCGTGTCGCTGAACAGCCGCTTGCCCGCGCCGAGCAGCAGCGGGAACACCAGCAGGTGGTAGCGGTCGATCAGGCCGGCGTCCGAGAGGGCGCGGTTGAGGGTCGCGCTCCCGTGGACGATGACCGGGCCGCCCTCGGTCTCCTTCAGCGCGGCGACCTCGTCGAGCGAGCGCAGGATCGCGGTGTCGCCCCAGTCGGTGACCAGGGCGTCCTCGGTGAGCGTGGTGGAGACGACGTACTTCGGCATCGCCTTGTAGCCGGCGAAGTCCTCCATGCCGGGCCAGACCGGGCTGAACGCCTCGTAGCTGACCCGGCCGAGCAGCAGCGCGGCGGACTCGCGCTGCTCGCGGTCCTTGATCTCGTACGCCTCGGGAACGAACTCGATGTCCTTGAAGGTCCAGCCGGAGTTCCGGTAGCCGGGCTCGCCGCCCGGGGCCTCCACGACGCCGTCGAGCGAGACGAAAGCGGTGCTGATGAGGGTGCGCATGCCCGTCCTCCTGGTGTCCGGTGGGGGTGGGCCGCCGGTGCGGCCGGTGCCGGTGCCCGCCGCGGCCCCGCGGCCGTGCCGTGCACCGGCTCGTTACTGAGACCGGGAGTCGCGCGGAGACTCATCGGTCGCGGCGTCCGCGTCCTCGGCGGCCCGCGCGCGCTCGTGCCCCGGGCGCCCGACGACGGTGCGCAGTTCGAGCGCGACCCGCAGCCACACCGCCGCGGCCTTCGCCGCCGAGCCGGCCGCGAGGCCCCACGCGGCGCCCGTGACCCCGCCGACGGCGTAGCCGGCGATCAGGCAGCACACGGCGAACGCCGAGAAGACGAGCTGGATGGGCAGCGTGGCGCGCGGCACCAGCACCCGCAGCATCAGCAGGCCGCAGGTGCCGAGCGCCATCGCCGCGTACTGGGTGCCGGTCGCGGGCAGCAGGTCGACCGCCACGTGCCACGTGTCGCCGAGCAGCGCGCGCCCCGCGCCGTCCGGCAGCAGCGCGAGTGCGGCGGTGAGCGCCACCGCGAGCGCCGCGAGCGCGCCGCCCGCGCCCACGGCGGCGCGGGCCTGCGCGTGCGCGCCCGGCCAGCGGCGCAGCAGCGGCGGGCCGAAGCCGGTGGCGGCGTTGAACAGGACGTTCAACGGCCCGAACAGGGTGGTCGCCCCCCGCAGCGCGCCGACGGCCACGGCGCTGCCGAACAGGCCGAGGCCGATGACGGCGGCCTGCGTCCCGGCGTTCCCGACCCCGAACTCGATCGCGAACCGCCGCCCGAGGTGCCGCCGTTCCAGCAGCGCGGCCGGCCTGAACCCGCGGCTGCCGCGCGTCAGGCGCGCCAGCAGCAGCGCGGACAGCGCGAGCGCGGGCAGCGCGCCCACGCCCCACACCAGCACCATCCGCCCGGCGCCCGAGCCCTGCGGCTGCGCCAGCAGCAGGGGCAGCACGACGGCGCAGCGCAGCAGGTCGGACAGCAGCGCCAGGTGCGGGCGGCGCAGCGCGGCGAACGCGTATCGCAGCACGTCCTGGGTGAGCACGACCGGGAGCACCGCGCCGAGCGCCGCGAGTCCCGCGGCCGTCCGGCCCGGCAGCGCGACCGTCGCGGCGGCGAGCAGCGCGCCGATCGCGGCCGAGGCCGCGAGGGTGAAGGCCGCGGAGTCGCGGCAGTGCCGGTGCAGTTCGGCGTCGCCGCCGCGGCGCAGGGTCAGGGCCTGCCCGACGTAGGCGCTGCCGAGGCCGAGCAGCACGGTGAACACGGTGTAGACGATGGCGAACGCCGCGAAGGCGTCGACGGTGGCCAAGCGGGCCACGCACACCACGACGGCGATGTTGGTGAACGCCGCCACGCCCTGATCCGCTATGGAGGCCGTGGCGGCCGAGGTGAATCTGCTCACTGCCGGGAGGAACCGTCTTCCAGGTCGCTGGGGTCGAGAACGCGCAGGCCGAGGGTTTCCGAGCCGACGTCGCGGTACTCGGGCGGAACGCCGCGCGAGCGCCGGTCCCCGTCGCGCTGGCGCTGTACCGCCGTGCCGGCCGCCTGCCGGCCGGCGTGGTACCCGTCCTGCGGGCCTGCCTCCTCGGCGGGGGCCGTCTCGCCGCGGGCCGGCTCCTGGCCGCCGCCCCAGGAGTGCAGCACGGCGCCGAGCAGCAACCCGCCCGCTCCGACGACGAGTTCGCGGACGCGGGCGAGGTCGTCGCGCCGCACCTGGGAGGGGTCGCAGACGACCACGACGCCGTCCACGCGGTCGACCAGGGCGATGGCGTCGGCGTAGGACAGGACGGCCGGGGCCAGGACGACGACGACGGCGCCCTTGGTGTCGGCGTGCCCGATCAGCCGCGTGGCGGCGTGGGAGGTCAGCGCGCGCGGCACGTTGCGCACGCGGCGGCCGGGGACCAGGTCGAAGATGCCGGACTCGCCCGCGTCGATGGGCACCCGGACCCGGCCGGGCCAGCCGCCGTCCGCGCCGCCGGGCCCGCCGGCCCAGCCGGGGCGGACCCCGTCGGCGTGCCGCAGCTGCTCGGTGAGGGTCGGGGTGCGCAGGTCGGCCT
Above is a genomic segment from Streptomyces marincola containing:
- a CDS encoding GNAT family N-acetyltransferase, which encodes MNATHDPYTLVPGVPSVEDFRRLRTDAGLSDRAPEAVALALPRTWYGVVLEHRGQPVGMGRIIGDGGTAFQLVDICVHPDHQGRGLGRRIVAALTAELDRRAPASAYVSLIADGPARLLYEKFGFLDTATHDSIGMYRPSTPR
- a CDS encoding dihydrofolate reductase family protein; protein product: MRTLISTAFVSLDGVVEAPGGEPGYRNSGWTFKDIEFVPEAYEIKDREQRESAALLLGRVSYEAFSPVWPGMEDFAGYKAMPKYVVSTTLTEDALVTDWGDTAILRSLDEVAALKETEGGPVIVHGSATLNRALSDAGLIDRYHLLVFPLLLGAGKRLFSDTDKDAQKLELTEHRAFSNGLQLNVFDVVR
- a CDS encoding MATE family efflux transporter: MSRFTSAATASIADQGVAAFTNIAVVVCVARLATVDAFAAFAIVYTVFTVLLGLGSAYVGQALTLRRGGDAELHRHCRDSAAFTLAASAAIGALLAAATVALPGRTAAGLAALGAVLPVVLTQDVLRYAFAALRRPHLALLSDLLRCAVVLPLLLAQPQGSGAGRMVLVWGVGALPALALSALLLARLTRGSRGFRPAALLERRHLGRRFAIEFGVGNAGTQAAVIGLGLFGSAVAVGALRGATTLFGPLNVLFNAATGFGPPLLRRWPGAHAQARAAVGAGGALAALAVALTAALALLPDGAGRALLGDTWHVAVDLLPATGTQYAAMALGTCGLLMLRVLVPRATLPIQLVFSAFAVCCLIAGYAVGGVTGAAWGLAAGSAAKAAAVWLRVALELRTVVGRPGHERARAAEDADAATDESPRDSRSQ
- a CDS encoding glycosyltransferase; this translates as MRILHVVTLHTPTHAFGGPTRVALSQVRALRERGERAVLTALGDEFGPGPLPREVEGVPVRLFRARHVLPRFEVSGITSPALLSRATRWAASADIVHVHLMRDLITLPFALAALRAGTPLVLQTHGMVDPTDKPVARLVDALGARRVLRRADAVLYLTERERRETAAVVAPAPIGRQYRLVNGVPGQAAPRRTAGPPTVLYLARVQAGKRPEDFVSAMPTVLARHPDARFVLAGPDTGALAATLAHAERLGVRHALDAVGPVDGRERVMARLRAADVFVLPSEQDAFSVSVLEAMSVGTPVVVRATTGLAADVERAGAGRVVTDAERIGPAVLDLLEPAANERASAAAFGLVRERFTIDRVLDSLQEVYTDVLTRAGRARGPAR